The proteins below come from a single Papaver somniferum cultivar HN1 chromosome 11, ASM357369v1, whole genome shotgun sequence genomic window:
- the LOC113320674 gene encoding dolichyl-diphosphooligosaccharide--protein glycosyltransferase subunit DAD1-like — translation MAKSTTTTSSTAKDAQALFHSLRSSYVATPTNLKIIDLYVLFAIFTALIQICYMAIVGSFPFNSFLSGVLSCVGTAVLAVCLRIQVNKENKEFKDLAPERAFADFVLCNLVLHLVIMNFLG, via the exons atggcgaAATCAACGACCACAACTAGCAGCACCGCAAAGGATGCTCAAGCACTTTTTCATTCTCTTCGATCGTCTTACGTTGCCACACCCACAAATCTTaag ATCATAGATCTGTATGTTCTTTTTGCTATTTTCACAGCTCTGATTCAG ATTTGTTATATGGCAATCGTCGGATCGTTCCCATTCAACTCTTTCCTCTCGGGAGTACTTTCTTGTGTTGGCACAGCAGTTCTAGCAG TTTGTCTCCGTATCCAAGTTAACAAAGAAAACAAGGAATTTAAG GATTTAGCCCCGGAGCGTGCCTTTGCTGATTTTGTGCTATGCAATCTGGTTCTCCATTTGGTGATCATGAACTTCCTTGGATAG
- the LOC113320673 gene encoding uncharacterized protein LOC113320673 isoform X2: MEEEEEPTYSLPHLSTYSLFQQNHVVPSMNLDPHHSKQIKLQNQFYSMSRPQPEMGLGIYGETPVGGHYLNFSDNGGGGCSCYESTAPLRFHDRKLPPLPIAGDILQARSRILQRQQNQQQRYLQNHFLPLQGNDNNGSWNRGNRGTGVFIPRTPPNSTVANPGKKKQSYWKGDRGSVDAGKRLQGLVKRSNPPTY; this comes from the exons atggaagaagaagaagaacccacTTATTCTCTTCCACATCTCTCAACTTACTCtttgtttcagcaaaaccatgtaGTACCTTCAATGAATTTAGACCCCCATCACTCCAAG CAAATTAAACTGCAAAATCAGTTCTATAGTATGAGTAGACCACAACCTGAGATGGGTTTAGGGATTTATGGTGAAACTCCTGTTGGTGGTCACTATCTCAATTTTTCAgacaatggtggtggtggttgttcctGTTACGAATCAACTGCTCCTCTCCGGTTCCATGACAGAAAACTTCCTCCTCTACCAATA gCTGGGGATATTTTACAAGCAAGAAGCAGGATTTTGCAGAGACAACAGAACCAGCAACAACGCTATCTTCAAAACCACTTTTTGCCATTGCAAGGAAATGATAATAATGGGTCATGGAATCGTGGAAATAGGGGTACTGGTGTCTTTATTCCTCGCACTCCTCCAAACTCCACAGTTGCTAACCCTGGAAAGAAGAAGCAGa GTTATTGGAAAGGAGATAGGGGGAGTGTTGATGCGGGTAAGAGATTACAAGGCCTGGTCAAAAGATCCAATCCACCCACCTACTGA
- the LOC113320673 gene encoding uncharacterized protein LOC113320673 isoform X1: protein MGEIIPNLEDGELWVPSDILPDESFSNKFHSNFSTHHQLNEFMEEEEEPTYSLPHLSTYSLFQQNHVVPSMNLDPHHSKQIKLQNQFYSMSRPQPEMGLGIYGETPVGGHYLNFSDNGGGGCSCYESTAPLRFHDRKLPPLPIAGDILQARSRILQRQQNQQQRYLQNHFLPLQGNDNNGSWNRGNRGTGVFIPRTPPNSTVANPGKKKQSYWKGDRGSVDAGKRLQGLVKRSNPPTY, encoded by the exons ATGGGGGAAATCATTCCAAACTtagaagatggagaactatggGTTCCTTCTGATATTTTACCTGACGAAAGTTTTTCTAATAAATTTCACTCTAATTTCTCTACTCATCATCAGCTCAATGAAttcatggaagaagaagaagaacccacTTATTCTCTTCCACATCTCTCAACTTACTCtttgtttcagcaaaaccatgtaGTACCTTCAATGAATTTAGACCCCCATCACTCCAAG CAAATTAAACTGCAAAATCAGTTCTATAGTATGAGTAGACCACAACCTGAGATGGGTTTAGGGATTTATGGTGAAACTCCTGTTGGTGGTCACTATCTCAATTTTTCAgacaatggtggtggtggttgttcctGTTACGAATCAACTGCTCCTCTCCGGTTCCATGACAGAAAACTTCCTCCTCTACCAATA gCTGGGGATATTTTACAAGCAAGAAGCAGGATTTTGCAGAGACAACAGAACCAGCAACAACGCTATCTTCAAAACCACTTTTTGCCATTGCAAGGAAATGATAATAATGGGTCATGGAATCGTGGAAATAGGGGTACTGGTGTCTTTATTCCTCGCACTCCTCCAAACTCCACAGTTGCTAACCCTGGAAAGAAGAAGCAGa GTTATTGGAAAGGAGATAGGGGGAGTGTTGATGCGGGTAAGAGATTACAAGGCCTGGTCAAAAGATCCAATCCACCCACCTACTGA